taaaagttcgagaagcaaaataatttaaattgtgtgtgagagagggagTCATTCACTTTGCTAGTAAAGAATTGTCAAACTTAAAAGTTCGAGGAACAAAATAATCtgaactgagagagagagagagagagagagagagagagagagagttgttcACCTTGCTAGTATAAAACGTCAAACTTAAAAGTTGGAGAAATGAAGTAAACTGAATTAATTAAATAGAGAGATGCTAACCTTGCTAGTAAAGAAGACCCTTTTCTCAGGGTTATCGAATTTGGAGTGCACCCACGATCTACAATCGATGGTGAGGGAGGTGGCATTGTCGCCCGCAGGGGTGAGCACGATGTTGTGGAGATACATCTCCTTGAGGTGCTCGTTCTCTACCACCACCGCGCCTACTTCTCCGAACGTCGAAGGGACTGAGAACTCGCCTTCGTACTTGACTTTGTCGCAATGCTTGCTTGCTTTGTTAGTGTAGCCCGCTATGGTCTCCTTCTCCAATCCTGTTCCTGTTAAGTGAAACACGATTAATACTGTAAGGTATTGGCTTTCCGAAGTGTCATACCAACTTTGGTCAAAGTGA
This genomic interval from Ananas comosus cultivar F153 unplaced genomic scaffold, ASM154086v1, whole genome shotgun sequence contains the following:
- the LOC109704649 gene encoding linoleate 13S-lipoxygenase 2-1, chloroplastic-like, with amino-acid sequence MSLLMTPKPSGQYMNYVQSLPSPCIDHFDQSWYDTSESQYLTVLIVFHLTGTGLEKETIAGYTNKASKHCDKVKYEGEFSVPSTFGEVGAVVVENEHLKEMYLHNIVLTPAGDNATSLTIDCRSWVHSKFDNPEKRVFFTSKSYLPSQTPSGLERFRKKELANIRGDGTGERKPFERIYDYDTYNDLGDPDKSEDLARPVLGGSKEFPYPRRCRTGRPRTKKDPLSEERSSS